One Zeugodacus cucurbitae isolate PBARC_wt_2022May chromosome 3, idZeuCucr1.2, whole genome shotgun sequence genomic region harbors:
- the LOC105212030 gene encoding defense protein l(2)34Fc isoform X2, giving the protein MFRLLLLTACLAAPAYSYSAGAPTNICSNGLTPEHGVDGQSTPVPYSFSGDSKAQNGKVSLTLGGSNGFLGFAVQARDANHKPVGKFKVVEVTKSQTLTCSNADDTLTHKKIPHDSPIKSVAFDWDPAGYTGKVKFVATVAQDGGTYWIRKVLKEVEV; this is encoded by the exons ATGTTCCGCTTGCTGCTGCTTACCGCCTGCTTGGCCGCGCCCGCCTACAGCTACTCAGCTGGTGCGCCCACAAACATCTGCTCTAACGGTTTAACACCCGAACATGGTGTCGATGGTCAGTCCACGCCAGTGCCATATAGCTTCTCGGGCGACAGCAAGGCACAGAATGGCAAGGTTTCACTCACACTCGGTGGCTCAAATGGTTTTCTAGGCTTCGCGGTGCAGGCGCGTGATGCCAACCATAAGCCCGTGGGTAAATTCAAAGTGGTCGAGGTCACCAAATCGCAAACGTTGACTTGCAGCAATGCTGAT gacacactcacacacaagaAGATTCCACATGACAGTCCCATTAAGAGCGTCGCTTTCGACTGGGATCCAGCAGGTTATACTGGCAAAGTGAAATTCGTTGCTACTGTTGCTCAAGACGGTGGCACCTACTGGATTCGCAAGGTGCTCAAGGAAGTCGAAGTTTAA
- the LOC105212027 gene encoding ras-related protein Rab-14, with protein MSSAPYNYNYIFKYIIIGDMGVGKSCLLHQFTEKKFMANCPHTIGVEFGTRIIEVDDKKIKLQIWDTAGQERFRAVTRSYYRGAAGALMVYDITRRSTYNHLSSWLTDTRNLTNPNTVIFLIGNKSDLDSTREVTYEEAKEFADENGLMFLEASAMSGQNVEEAFLETARKIYQNIQEGRLDLNASESGVQHRPSQPGRTSLTNEAPNTKDQCSC; from the exons ATGTCATCGGCACcttacaactacaactataTCTTTAAGTACATAATCATCGGTGATATGGGTGTAGGCAAATCATGCCTGCTGCATCAGTTCACAGAGAAAAAAT TCATGGCGAATTGTCCACACACAATTGGCGTGGAGTTCGGCACACGTATCATTGAGGTAGATGATAAGAAAATCAAATTGCAAATTTGGGACACTGCAGGACAGGAGCGTTTTCGTGCAGTAACACGTTCATATTATCGTGGTGCTGCTGGTGCACTTATGGTTTATGACATAACAAGAAG ATCCACTTACAATCACCTCAGCAGTTGGCTGACAGACACACGTAATCTCACTAATCCCAATACTGTGATCTTCTTAATTGGCAACAAATCAGACCTGGACAGCACACGCGAGGTCACATATGAAGAGGCCAAAGAGTTTGCTGACGAGAATGGTCTCATGTTTTTGGAAGCAAGCGCCATGAG TGGTCAAAATGTGGAAGAAGCATTTCTCGAAACTGCACgtaaaatatatcaaaacatACAAGAGGGTCGTCTCGATTTGAACGCTTCCGAATCGGGCGTACAACATCGACCCTCACAACCGGGACGAACTTCGCTAACAAACGAAGCACCTAATACAAAAGATCAATGTTCATGTtaa
- the LOC105212031 gene encoding defense protein l(2)34Fc-like yields MFRLLLIALCLAVPTFCFATTALPPDFCSYGNFEQHSAPPPQTLPKAAEDYSNSNEEKFQLRLTGGNGGFSGFAIQAQDPSGVPVGRFQIIDEHNSKTMACKHLDDTILHAETQEDSPLKSVDFSWIPAGYQGTVRFVATMAKEGGQWVRRTLKEINV; encoded by the exons atgtttcgcTTGCTTTTGATTGCGCTCTGTTTAGCAGTACCCACTTTCTGTTTCGCCACAACTGCGCTGCCACCGGATTTTTGCAGTTACGGAAATTTCGAACAACATTCAGCGCCACCGCCTCAAACATTGCCTAAAGCAGCCGAGGACTATAGCAATTCAAATGAGGAGAAATTTCAGCTGCGTTTAACCGGTGGCAATGGCGGTTTTTCAGGTTTTGCCATACAAGCACAAGATCCCAGTGGTGTACCGGTGGGGCGGTTTCAGATTATCGACGAGCATAATTCGAAAACTATGGCTTGCAAGCACTTGGAT GATACGATCTTACATGCGGAAACTCAAGAGGATAGCCCGCTCAAGAGTGTTGACTTCTCTTGGATACCTGCTGGTTATCAAGGCACTGTGCGTTTTGTTGCTACCATGGCAAAGGAGGGAGGACAATGGGTACGGCGTACACTTAAAGAAATTAACGTATAA
- the LOC105212032 gene encoding uncharacterized protein LOC105212032 has translation MSYDMCSTRCCNVCLLTEMDKQVRGALPSTKPFPTRLKKCSGCHLVLYCSRLHQRLDWELHRDFCRAVKRMMNTYKIKHPFLISGQPYNIFTMERAILQVKYLLKTVLKRNLEFHEEEITSFPAHCEVCYSFERLYSCTRCFGTSYCSSQHAAEDKERHKKRCSQLQLYYCPYKVQPRIPPEVLLGKLCKRVPDILKVDIIGAYECISGKRMPKVPTACMDNYQIFSSVGDFSCMGTILFSLEFIDVGAIKGTKFVIFILGATVEQDLWFRQVHTNWFFLQYPQFTRLELYFIGPDVLGAAKREVTYQYLGSDRTVFYESYRMLFQEFTRINRTKPKLIVVFNCGFSEHAPATIEEQREQSERLGIPGDSCASKDTWSGGISQIIQTYDLPIIFTSLTRVEADLDFGAIKRIASMDRLETHITRLFDVKVNPYRDIRPLRNWQRENDDDIFYRNGYIQGFTSHVAN, from the exons ATGTCATATGATATGTGCTCAACGCGCTGCTGTAATGTTTGCCTTTTAACGGAAATGGACAAACAGGTAAGAGGAGCCTTACCGTCCACGAAACCATTTCCAACAAGATTAAAGAAGTGCAGCGGCTGTCACCTGGTACTCTATTGTAGTCGACTACATCAACGCCTTGATTGGGAGCTGCATCGTGACTTCTGCAGGGCTGTTAAGCGAATGATGAACACGTATAAAATAAAGCACCCGTTCCTGATAAGCGGTCAaccttataatatatttacCATGGAACGTGCTATACTACAAGTGAAATACTTACTTAAGACAGTGCTAAAACGAAATCTGGAATTCCATGAAGAAGAAATAACTTCCTTCCCAGCGCATTGTGAAGTTTGTTACAGTTTCGAACGACTGTATAGTTGTACTCGCTGTTTTGGAACTTCGTATTGTTCATCGCAACATGCCGCAGAGGACAAGGAACGTCATAAGAAACGTTGTAGTCAACTCCAATTATATTACTGCCCATACAAAGTGCAACCACGTATTCCTCCCGAAGTGCTATTAGGAAAATTGTGTAAACGTGTGCCAGATATATTGAAAGTGGACATAATTGGCGCTTACGAATGTATTTCTGGAAAACGAATGCCAAAAGTGCCAACTGCATGCATGGATAACTACCAAATATTCTCGTCTGTAGGAGATTTTAGCTGTATGGGCACAATATTATTCTCACTCGAATTCATAGATGTGGGTGCAATTAAAGGcacaaaatttgtaattttcatcTTGGGCGCTACAGTGGAACAAGATCTTTGGTTTCGTCAAGTGCATACAAATTGGTTTTTCCTACAATATCCACAATTTACCAGATTAGAATTGTATTTTATTGGTCCTGATGTTTTGGGCGCTGCTAAACGTGAAGTTACTTATCAATATCTG GGTTCCGATCGTACGGTATTTTATGAGAGTTACCGCATGCTTTTCCAAGAGTTTACCAGAATTAACCGTACTAAGCCTAAACTAATTGTTGTTTTCAATTGTGGTTTCTCTGAACATGCGCCAGCCACTATTGAGGAACAAAGAGAACAAAGCGAACGTCTTGGTATACCAGGTGATTCGTGTGCCAGCAAGGATACATGGTCGGGTGGCATCTCGCAAATTATACAAACCTACGATTTACCAATCATATTTACCTCATTAACACGCGTAGAAGCAGATTTAGATTTTGGCGCCATAAAACGTATAGCCTCAATGGATCGCCTGGAGACACATATCACACGTCTATTTGATGTAAAGGTGAATCCATATCGCGACATCCGTCCATTACGTAACTGGCAGAGAGAGAATGACGATGACATTTTCTATCGTAATGGTTACATTCAAGGTTTTACATCGCATGTTGCGAACTAA
- the LOC105212028 gene encoding nucleolar protein 10, with protein sequence MFVNEVNDVKIYNLSAGKSVPEWLTDRRKRSQLMKKVDSRRQIELIQDFDMPGVCTSIRMSPDQQYILATGTYKPRVKCFEVCNLSIKFERCFDSEVTTFEAISDDYSKLVFLQCDRFVEVHSASGRHYRLRIPRFGRDMKYHKPSCDLFVVGTTRDIYRLNLERGQFLQPYETEASCINACDINPEHQLLLVGSKEGTVEAWDPRSKARVGTLDVAIKLPGTKTFPSVSALKFKNGLQMGVGTASGHVLLYDIRSQAPLLVKDHLNKVPVKRIAFNPSHQTVYSLDDAMLKLWDENTGKQVAYIEASTSFNDFCTIPETGMFFLAQEDVKMLTYYVPSMGPAPRWCSFLDNLTEEIESEVVENMYDDYQFITQKELEELGLEHLIGSNLLKGYMHGYFIDARLYNKAKAVADPFAFERFRKEKIRKEIESERKSRLQIKSNLPKVNQDLALKIMDEQANNAKAAKTTNLLEDSRFKAMFENPEFAINKGAEEYKLLAPVLNRLEKSKLKDIKKRIEVARVTELHADEAKPHEESDNDEDLFGFEKSDDDNEKSSGEESTDDEGVRDFAKEMKKAYKDVKKQRAEEYEAMENENEGEGEENSDNEQKIKLSNATNAETSNRRGNSVKMTALEDNNLKLSEMRSKIMKISLKDRVRFNEATSANVTTIGRSLGNRQMTFDLKKKPTKDEKKREYLMKKHREERKQVIRPINALKLKKVNFK encoded by the exons ATGTTTGTCAACGAAGTGAATGATGTGAAAATATACAACTTGAGCGCCGGCAAATCTGTGCCAGAA tgGCTTACAGATCGCCGTAAGCGTTCGCAGTTAATGAAGAAAGTCGATTCGCGGCGACAAATCGAGCTTATACAAGATTTTGATATGCCCGGAGTTTGTACGTCGATACGCATGAGTCCCGATCAGCAATATATATTAGCCACAGGAACCTACAAGCCACGCGTTAAATGCTTTGAAGTCTGTAATTTGTCTATAAAATTTGAGCGTTGTTTTGATTCTGAGGTGACAACATTTGAGGCCATCAGTGATGATTACAGTAAATTG GTTTTTCTACAATGTGATAGATTTGTTGAAGTTCATTCTGCCTCCGGACGTCACTACCGTCTGCGTATACCACGCTTTGGACGTGATATGAAATATCACAAACCATCTTGCGATCTCTTCGTTGTGGGAACAACGCGT GATATTTATCGTTTGAACTTGGAGCGTGGCCAATTTTTGCAACCATACGAAACGGAAGCAAGTTGTATTAACGCTTGCGATATTAACCCTGAGCATCAATTACTCTTAGTTGGTAGTAAAGAGGGTACCGTAGAAGCTTGGGATCCACGCAGTAAAGCGCGTGTGGGTACTTTGGATGTGGCGATTAAATTGCCAGGCACCAAAACGTTTCCTTCCGTATCCGCACTGAAATTTAAGAATGGCTTGCAAATGGGAGTGGGCACAGCTTCGGGACATGTGTTACTTTATGATATACGTTCACAAGCGCCATTGCTGGTGAAGGATCATTTAAATAAAGTGCCGGTAAAACGTATAGCTTTTAATCCCAGTCATCAAACGGTCTATTCACTGGACGATGCTATGCTAAAGTTGTGGGACGAAAATACG GGCAAACAAGTGGCATACATTGAAGCGTCTACatcttttaatgatttttgcacCATTCCGGAGACAGGAATGTTTTTCCTTGCACAAGAAGATGTCAAAATGCTCACGTACTATGTGCCATCAATGGGTCCAGCGCCGCGTTGGTGTTCATTCTTAGATAACCTCACCGAGGAAATAGAATCAGAAGTGGTGGAGAATATGTACGATGACTACCAGTTCATAACACAAAAGGAATTGGAAGAACTGGGTTTGGAGCACTTAATTGGCAGTAATCTATTAAAGGGCTACATGCATGG CTACTTCATCGATGCCCGTTTGTACAATAAGGCTAAAGCCGTCGCTGATCCATTTGCTTTTGAACGCTTCCGCAAAGAGAAGATACGTAAAGAAATTGAAAGTGAACGCAAGTCACGCCTACAGATCAAATCGAATCTTCCAAAAGTCAATCAAGATCTGGCACTCAAGATTATGGATGAACAAGCAAACAATGCAAAAGCtgccaaaaccacaaatctacTTGAGGATTCACGTTTCAAGGCAATGTTCGAAAATCCAGAGTTTGCTATTAACAAAGGCGCTGAAGAGTACAAATTGCTGGCACCTGTTTTGAATCGCCTGGAAAAATCCAAGCTCAAGGATATTAAAAAACGCATAGAAGTTGCGCGTGTTACTGAATTGCATGCTGATGAGGCGAAACCGCATGAGGAAAGTGACAACGATGAGGATCTGTTCGGCTTCGAGAAGAGTGACGATGATAACGAAAAATCCTCTGGCGAAGAGTCTACAGATGATGAGGGTGTGCGCGATTTCGCTAAGGAAATGAAGAAGGCCTACAAAGATGTGAAAAAGCAACGCGCCGAAGAGTACGAAGCGatggaaaatgaaaacgaaGGCGAAGGCGAAGAAAACAGTGATaatgagcaaaaaattaaattatctaatgCCACTAACGCGGAAACGAGCAATAGAAGAGGAAATAGCGTCAAAATGAccgctttggaagacaacaatCTAAAACTCAGCGAAATGCGttctaaaattatgaaaataagtcTAAAGGATCGTGTAAGATTTAATGAAGCTACCAGTGCCAACGTGACCACTATTGGACGTTCGCTGGGTAACCGACAGATGACATTTGACTTGAAGAAGAAACCGACAAAGGATGAAAAGAAGCgtgaatatttaatgaaaaaacatCGCGAAGAAAGGAAACAGGTCATACGACCGATAAATGCGCTGaaacttaaaaaagtgaattttaagtAG
- the LOC105212029 gene encoding uncharacterized protein LOC105212029, with amino-acid sequence MCNNELRIDGLPKNLSILKLTKLLNRYNKSWELEDLIPLEEYIIANICCKTKESYDCFLKLPDLVPFSTFPNIRVYNASLIPNYVEQNNPDYAPNDSIFKLNSDCLQYVFEKCSLGDQITFAKVCRKFHKVIIDIFSKKFDAILLSHPTFTTDLALTDQDIWDFSILSGPYVRTIEFSTLFALNFIKEVIQSKTDNLIEKCRKQINIWFCRHLIHFPHVRQVEVLGFFFLDFTARQLARYCPQLRQFQILDINTRSLSGKNFHLFRHLEVLELPLCTSLEPKYMLKICKKLKLKELYIVENRRLMYAPILKQMFALQFSSLTILWISALADQRVVSAILELPHLEKLKFYWIDNYVSFEKVLFKELLRLRQNSLFAMGWESEPPFLMNESFVNWDPYEYELRREEVSINGCAWKCFADYPEWINLLTGCTKLETMSFLYSRILTKEQILALPRMCKTLENVQIVGSRQEFDDDVLKEWKEQTRPSCQLCIEGINWCEVKALENKEHAERDRLYRSIRCNFK; translated from the exons atgtgtaataaTGAGTTGCGAATTGATGGCTTACCCAAAAAT CTCTCTATACTCAAGCTTACCAAACTATTAAATCGTTATAACAAGTCGTGGGAATTAGAAGATCTAATACCTTTGGAAGAGTATATAATAGCTAATATCTGTTGTAAAACAAAGGAGTCATATGATTG TTTTCTTAAGTTACCTGATTTAGTGCCATTTTCTACGTTTCCTAATATACGCGTCTATAATGCATCGCTAATCCCCAATTATGTTGAGCAAAATAATCCCGATTATGCACCAAATGATAGCATTTTCAAACTAAATTCGGATTGCTTGCAGTACGTCTTTGAAAAATGCTCTCTTGGTGACCAAATCACATTTGCCAAAGTTTGTCGTAAATTTCACAAAGTCATCATCGACATTTTCAGTAAGAAATTTGATGCAATACTTTTGTCCCACCCTACTTTTACGACGGATTTGGCCCTAACTGATCAAGATATTTGGGATTTTTCAATACTAAGCGGTCCATATGTACGAACTATAGAATTCAGCACTTTATTTGCATTGAACTTCATAAAGGAAGTTATCCAAAGCAAAACGGATAATCTAATAGAAAAATGCAGAAAGCAAATTAATATCTGGTTCTGTCGGCATTTAATACATTTTCCGCATGTGCGTCAAGTTGAAGTACTAGGAttcttttttcttgattttacgGCTCGACAATTGGCACGTTATTGCCCACAACTGcgtcaatttcaaatattagacATAAACACACGATCGCTTTCAGGTAAAAACTTTCATCTTTTTCGTCATTTGGAAGTACTCGAACTGCCGCTTTGCACGAGTCTGGAGCCAAAATATATGCTTAAGATTTGTAAAAAACTGAAGTTAAAGGAATTATATATTGTTGAGAATAGACGACTGATGTATGCGCCTATTTTAAAGCAGATGTTTGCTTTGCAATTCTCATCATTGACAATTCTTTGGATAAGTGCTCTTGCAGATCAACGGGTGGTATCCGCTATTTTAGAGCTACCACATttggaaaaattgaaattttattggatAGATAATTATGTGAGTTTTGAAAAAGTGCTATTTAAGGAACTTTTACGTCTACGCCAAAATTCATTGTTTGCAATGGGCTGGGAAAGTGAGCCGCCCTTTTTGATGAATGAATCGTTTGTGAATTGGGATCCGTACGAGTATGAACTGAGGCGTGAGGAAGTTTCTATTAATGGCTGTGCTTGGAAATGTTTTGCAGATTATCCAGAGTGGATAAATTTGTTAACCGGTTGCACCAAACTCGAAACAATGAGCTTCCTCTATAGCCGTATTCTAACGAAGGAACAGATTTTGGCATTACCAAGAATGTGTAAGACATTggaaaatgttcaaattgttGGCAGTCGTCAAGAGTTTGATGATGACGTCTTGAAAGAGTGGAAGGAGCAAACGAGACCCAGCTGTCAGTTATGCATTGAAGGTATCAACTGGTGTGAGGTGAAG gCACTGGAAAACAAAGAACATGCTGAAAGAGATCGACTTTATCGCAGCATACGATGCAATTTCAAATAA
- the LOC105212030 gene encoding defense protein l(2)34Fc isoform X1, with translation MGAGGPQLNNNSTPVNMFRLLLLTACLAAPAYSYSAGAPTNICSNGLTPEHGVDGQSTPVPYSFSGDSKAQNGKVSLTLGGSNGFLGFAVQARDANHKPVGKFKVVEVTKSQTLTCSNADDTLTHKKIPHDSPIKSVAFDWDPAGYTGKVKFVATVAQDGGTYWIRKVLKEVEV, from the exons ATGGGTGCTGGTGGACCACAGTTAAACAacaa CTCAACACCTGTCAATATGTTCCGCTTGCTGCTGCTTACCGCCTGCTTGGCCGCGCCCGCCTACAGCTACTCAGCTGGTGCGCCCACAAACATCTGCTCTAACGGTTTAACACCCGAACATGGTGTCGATGGTCAGTCCACGCCAGTGCCATATAGCTTCTCGGGCGACAGCAAGGCACAGAATGGCAAGGTTTCACTCACACTCGGTGGCTCAAATGGTTTTCTAGGCTTCGCGGTGCAGGCGCGTGATGCCAACCATAAGCCCGTGGGTAAATTCAAAGTGGTCGAGGTCACCAAATCGCAAACGTTGACTTGCAGCAATGCTGAT gacacactcacacacaagaAGATTCCACATGACAGTCCCATTAAGAGCGTCGCTTTCGACTGGGATCCAGCAGGTTATACTGGCAAAGTGAAATTCGTTGCTACTGTTGCTCAAGACGGTGGCACCTACTGGATTCGCAAGGTGCTCAAGGAAGTCGAAGTTTAA